The Chaetodon trifascialis isolate fChaTrf1 chromosome 17, fChaTrf1.hap1, whole genome shotgun sequence genome has a segment encoding these proteins:
- the tac1 gene encoding protachykinin-1 isoform X2, with translation MKLLLLPVLMAFFAVTQVFCEENDPKEEADYWTSTNQIQDGWLSNNPFREILLRMTRKPRPHQFIGLMGKRSMANAQITNKRHKVNSFVGLMGKRSQEEPDSYEWNTLQTYNKRR, from the exons ATGAAGTTACTTCTTTTGCCcgttttaatggcttttttcgCCGTCACCCAAGTTTTTTGCGAGGAAAACGACCCAAAAGAAGAGGCTGACTACTGGACGAGCACTAATCAAATCCAG GATGGCTGGCTTTCCAACAACCCGTTCAGAGAAATCCTCCTGAGGATGACAAGAAAGCCGCGGCCGCATCAGTTCATCGGCCTGATGGGGAAACGCTCCATGG CAAATGCACAGATCACAAACAAAA GGCATAAAGTCAACTCATTCGTTGGACTGATGGGGAAAAGGAGCCAAGAGGAGCCAG acTCCTATGAGTGGAACACACTACAGACGTACAACAAGCGCCGCTAA
- the tac1 gene encoding protachykinin-1 isoform X1 → MKLLLLPVLMAFFAVTQVFCEENDPKEEADYWTSTNQIQDGWLSNNPFREILLRMTRKPRPHQFIGLMGKRSMGHKVNSFVGLMGKRSQEEPDSYEWNTLQTYNKRR, encoded by the exons ATGAAGTTACTTCTTTTGCCcgttttaatggcttttttcgCCGTCACCCAAGTTTTTTGCGAGGAAAACGACCCAAAAGAAGAGGCTGACTACTGGACGAGCACTAATCAAATCCAG GATGGCTGGCTTTCCAACAACCCGTTCAGAGAAATCCTCCTGAGGATGACAAGAAAGCCGCGGCCGCATCAGTTCATCGGCCTGATGGGGAAACGCTCCATGG GGCATAAAGTCAACTCATTCGTTGGACTGATGGGGAAAAGGAGCCAAGAGGAGCCAG acTCCTATGAGTGGAACACACTACAGACGTACAACAAGCGCCGCTAA